A stretch of DNA from Acinetobacter sp. LoGeW2-3:
TCAGCAATGGGACGTAGATCCAGATGGTTGGAAACAATCGCGGTGATTTCAAAGTCCAGTTCACCCTTGTGATGACGGTAAAGTAGATTCAACAGACAGTGGTCGAACTTACTGACCATGATCAGCACCTTCATCGGCTGGGCACAGTCATAAAAACTCGCCTGCATGTTGAACTGCGCTTTAACTGCATCAAAGCCCTGTTTCAAGGCTTCAATATCTCCATCCCCTTCATTGAAGCGAAAGACAATTCGGGTAAAAAACTGACCTGTAGTTTCATCATCGTATTGTGCCATCTCACTGATGTAGCACTGTTGTGCTGCCAGATATCCACTAATAGCGGCAACAATACCAGATGCTGCTGGACAGGTAATTTTTAAAATATATTGCGCTAAATCTGTTTTTGGCATGGAAATTTCCCTTAAAAACTTTTCAATCATGTGATCTGAATCGTCTATCATTATTTTCCTATTAGGAAAATATATTTCTTTAAGGGAATTTATATTGGATTTTTTTTAAACTGTCTATAGTTTTATGAATATTTTTTTCTTGTTATGAATATTTTTTTATTTTTGAGTAGTAAAATTTATACTGCGGCACAGAGCTCTATGCCGCGGTTAAAGGTGAATCAACATAAAACATCAACTTTGTAATACTGCTTAAGCTGAAGCAGGTTCTGAAATGGCTGTGTAGATTGCAATAACTGATTCAAACGTTCGTGAAACAAATGAATCATGCCTTGGGTACATTGAATGCTCCAAGCTTTCATGGTTTTCTTGTCGTCATTCAGCATATAAATTTCACAGGTGTTTATATCTACCATACGGATATTTTTAATCGTGAAATGTTCTGGATAACTCATACTGTGTTCTCCTTTTTATAATGCATGCATCAGTGATGCAGACAAACTGAAGCAATTAATACGCCAACTTTGTACTGGAAAATATTGAAGATAAATTAGGCTCTACAAATTCTTTTGTTTACTCATATGAATAATATATGCATTAGATTTGTACACTAAGCTGAAAATTGCACCGTTTTTAATCATTTCAATTGGTAGAGACTTTCATCAGGATCAAACCGCTGAAGATCAAAAAGGCGGCCAGAATGCGAACCATGCTGGCAGATTCACCTAATATGAGAATACCGACTAGAAATGAACCGACCACGCCTATGCCAGCCCAAATAGTATAGGCAGTACCAAGTGGCAGGGTCTTCATTGAATAGCTGAGTAAGAAAAAACTCAGTATTACAAAAAATAGAGTCAATATCGTGGGACCAAGACGTGTGAAACCTTCAGAAAGTTTCATTGAATATGCCCATACAATTTCAAGTAGTCCTGCAAATATAAGAACAATCCATGCCATTGATTTAAACCTTGCCTGAGAAATAAATACTCTAGACATGGTGCTCAGCCCTGCAAAGAAAGCCTATACCCCTTAAGGCATACCTACAAAATCCCGCCAGCCTTACTCTTAAGCGATATAGACACAAAATTCTCATCTTTTATATTGAGCACTCAATTTTTCAAATATTTATATATAAAAAAATTTCAAATTGATCACGCTCAGGAGACCCTTATGGCACAAGATCATATCCAACAATATGTCCTGAAAATCCGTTGCCCGGCTGCCTCTGGTATTGTTGCTGCCATTACTGGATACCTGGCAAAAAATGATTGTTATATTGGGGAAATGGCACAATACGATGATGAAACTACAGGTCAGTTTTTTACCCGAATTGTCTTTCGCTTCAATGAAGGGGATGGAGATATTGAAGCCTTGAAACAGGGCTTTGATGCAGTTAAAGCGCAGTTCAACATGCAGGCGAGTTTTTATGACTGTGCCCAGCCGATGAAGGTGCTGATCATGGTCAGTAAGTTCGACCACTGTCTGTTGAATCTACTTTACCGTCATCACAAGGGTGAACTGGACTTTGAAATCACCGCGATTGTTTCCAACCATCTGGATCTACGTCCCATTGCTGAACGTGAAGGCATCCGCTTTATCTATCTGCCAGTCACCAAGGACACCAAACAACAGCAGGAAGCGGAACTGCTCAAAATTGTCGATGAAACCCAGACTCAACTGGTCATTCTTGCCCGTTACATGCAGATCCTTTCCGACAACCTCTGCAAGCAGCTGTCTGGTCGTGCCATCAACATTCACCATTCCTTCTTGCCTGGCTTTAAAGGTGCAAAACCTTACCATCAGGCTTTTGAGCGCGGGGTGAAACTGATTGGAGCAACGGCACACTTTGTCACAGGTGACCTGGATGAAGGTCCGATCATTGAACAGGAAGTGCAGCGTGTGGATCATGCCTATTTACCGGATGACCTGGTTTCCATAGGTCGTGATACCGAAACAGTTGCCCTGTCCAAAGCGGTGAAATATTTTTCTGAATATCGTGTTTTCCTGAATGATGATCGAACCGTAGTCTTCAAGTGAACCTGTCTGTAGTGCTGTAAAAATAACTTATATTTACAGCACTTATCTCATTAAAAACCACTACTTCGGCATTAATTTTGCTTAATTATTAGACAATAATTATTTTTAAAGGGGAATATAATGAAATTAATCACAGCAATTATTAAACCATTCAAACTCGATGAGGTACGTAGTGAACTGTCTGAACAAGGCATTCAGGGTTTAACGGTCACCGAAGTTAAAGGTGCAGGTCGTCAAAAAGGTCATACAGAAATGTACCGTGGTGCAGAATACAACATCGAATTTGTTCCGAAGATGAAACTGGAAATTGCTGTGACGGATGATCAGGTTGACCTAGCAATTGAAGCAATTACTAAAACTGCCTCAACAGGTAAAATTGGAGATGGTAAAATCTTTGTAGTTAACTTGGAACAAGTTATCCGTATCCGTACCAGAGAGATTAGTGAAGCTGCAATTTAAGTCAAACATATACGGATCAAAGCTGCCTGATGGCAGCTTTTTATATGGGTGATCACTTTTCAATAGAAAGCCTACCCGAAGGCAGGCAGTGCAGTAACCAATTTAGCCTTTTGCTGTACGTTTCAGCTTTTGTGGATCATCGAATGGCAGTGTGTGTGTTATGGCACTTACCTCCAGACTGCCTTTAACCTGGATCGATCTGCCCTGTACAGCATAGTCCACATCAACACGGGCAATTGCCACAGATTTCCCGGTCAATGGTGAGTACATACCGCAGGTGATCACACCAATTTTTTTGTCACCATCCCAAAGTGTATCTCCCATTTCTGAGGCTTGCGTGCCTTCCAGTAGTACACCAAATATTTTAAAGCGTTCTTTATCCTGTAAACGTTGATGCTCATAACAGCCGCGGAACTCACCTTTTGTAGGAGAAACGGTAAAATCTAGTCCCAGTTCCCACAGCGTGTCTCCACAGGTGTCATTTTCAAATGGGAAATATTCAGAGTTATCATAAGGGAAAAACAGCAGGTAACTTTCAGT
This window harbors:
- a CDS encoding P-II family nitrogen regulator, with the translated sequence MKLITAIIKPFKLDEVRSELSEQGIQGLTVTEVKGAGRQKGHTEMYRGAEYNIEFVPKMKLEIAVTDDQVDLAIEAITKTASTGKIGDGKIFVVNLEQVIRIRTREISEAAI
- the purU gene encoding formyltetrahydrofolate deformylase; this translates as MAQDHIQQYVLKIRCPAASGIVAAITGYLAKNDCYIGEMAQYDDETTGQFFTRIVFRFNEGDGDIEALKQGFDAVKAQFNMQASFYDCAQPMKVLIMVSKFDHCLLNLLYRHHKGELDFEITAIVSNHLDLRPIAEREGIRFIYLPVTKDTKQQQEAELLKIVDETQTQLVILARYMQILSDNLCKQLSGRAINIHHSFLPGFKGAKPYHQAFERGVKLIGATAHFVTGDLDEGPIIEQEVQRVDHAYLPDDLVSIGRDTETVALSKAVKYFSEYRVFLNDDRTVVFK
- a CDS encoding DMT family transporter; this encodes MAWIVLIFAGLLEIVWAYSMKLSEGFTRLGPTILTLFFVILSFFLLSYSMKTLPLGTAYTIWAGIGVVGSFLVGILILGESASMVRILAAFLIFSGLILMKVSTN